In Suncus etruscus isolate mSunEtr1 chromosome 9, mSunEtr1.pri.cur, whole genome shotgun sequence, the genomic window CACCCGGCTAGGTCAGGAGGCCGGGTCTGACTCGGACTCAGGTCCCGCCCTCCCAGGGCCGGCTCTCTGATTAGTGGGGAGACAGACCGGGAGAGGAGACTGTGGAGGAGACCGCACGATCGCCCGGAGCGGTGGGAGTTGAGAGAAGGGAGCGAGCGGGCCTCTAAATAGCCCATGTGTCAGCGTCTCGGTTTGACCGAGCAGCCCCGCCAGCGGGCCTGGACCGCGCCAGGTAGGACGCTGAAGCCATCCAGGCTCTCAGATGGGGAGACTGAGGCTGAAGGAAGACTTTCTTAGGGTTAGCCCCGGGATCTCCGGATGTTGGAGGTCGTAGCAGGGATGGGATGGGggcattttggggggggaggaagtTTGGGGTTTGAAGGGTagacaggaagaagaaaaagacttTTCACTCCtgatcactgtgctctctctttccTGGTGGGGCTGGGATTCACACCcaataaatggaaaatatgttACTgtcctccccccgccccccagggcTGGACCAGTCACTCCAAGCCCTGCCGCAGGCAGAGCATAATACTGAGCCTTGATGTTGGCTGGGCTCCCACAGCACAGAGGATCCTTTTTCCCTGTGCCTGGAACTTGTGTCCCCTTTGTGGTGCTGAAGccagcctccccccacccccaccccggacTCTGGGACTGGGTGGTCATGGACTTGGTTCCAGGCAAGGCATACGCCCAGAGGTCCTGGTTGATCCAGAGGACCCACAATTGAGATGCTGAGTGCAGTGAAGGTTCTCTCTCCCTGTGTCCCCTCCCTACTTGAGAGCTACCCTGTTCTTCCCTCTCCAGGAGCTGACATGGATCCAAATCCTCGGGCAGCCCTGGAGCGCCAGCAGCTTCGCCTTCGGGAACGGCAGAaattctttgaggatattttaCAGCCAGATGCAGAATTTGTCTTTCCTCTGTCCCACCTGCATCTCGAGTCACACAGACGTAAGTTCTGAGTCCTgaggggtggaggtggggagggGTGCAGGGGATAAGGAGGGATTCTTTTGTGTTCATGGACCAGGGGTAGGGGAGAAATCTCATAGGTCTTGAATCTTGGGGGCCTCTCTTCTCCTGTCTTCTGGCCCTCCTGACTTGGCTTTTCTCAAATCTGCAGCCCCTATCGGTAGTATCTCATCCATGGAAGTGAATGTGGACACTTTGGAGCAAGTGGAATTCATTGACCTCGGGGATCAGGATGGAGCAGATGTGTTCTTGCCTTGCGAAGATCCTCCACCGACCCCACAGACATCTGGTATGTCCCTCTCCTTGGGACTGGGGCACCTACTAGCCAGAGCCGGAAGTCAGAGTCTGAGAGAGGCTGCAAGTCTGGGGCAAGGGAAGTGCGTATTCAGAGGGCTGGAAATGGGCGTTTCAACCAGTGAATAGCTCTCTGTGGATTTTTGGGAAGTTGAATCAGTGGGGGAACTGGGCTACATAGTTCTAGCCCTAAGTTGTAGCACACTTAACTTACAATCCTTGCTTTCCTTTTACATGGTGAAATTACTATAATTAAAATCACATGCAAATATAGgttgggtttttttccccctagGATTGggcctgagcacatgctttgcctgtgGGAAATGCAGgttcagtcttttttttgtttttgtttttggatcacacccggcagcactcaggggtcactcgtggctctatacttagagatcactcctggcagattcgggggaccatatgggatgccgggtttcgaaccaccatccttctgcatgaaaggcaaacgccttactccatgctatctctctggccccgcaggTTCAGTCTTTAGCACCAGGTGTTCCCATAGTTTCTGGGTAAAGCCTCTAAGCATCAAGGCAGAAGTATgggagggggggcagagagattcagacagagagagactgagattCAAATGAGTTTTGAGGCTAAAAATCTCTGGATGCTGAGAGAGAAATTAGAATGAGAAAGTCAGAAGGGTTTTGTAAAAATCTATAGATGctaagggggagagagaaagagacagagaaactcTGAaagattttaagaataaaaatctatAGATGCTTATAAAGTGCTTGCCCATAAACTAGCTGTTttaagtcagcccctgaagaggttgactgatggagggatggaggatgaggtctttcccctccatctCGGAGCattcgtctgccaccctgtccagctgatggttctgaggtgaaacagcaggtaaacagctcgcagacagtcaggcttgtggaaatattagctttattcggtggacaagactgaagtcctgaagtccaaagactcagcctcagttccagcaaaaagccccccccctccgccttccacagacccttgtttttatgtttttatcccccagaatcaggtaccacccaatggtggaagcagaatcaggtaccaccctagggtgggagtagaatgccaggtcacacactagggtagggcacaatcacggatcagggtgggctcagtaacataataatcccaaaaatatttacatatacaacactaGCAATTTGGGGGTTTTACTTTGAGCAAAAcaaagagttactcctggagtACTCAgtgaactgtatgggatgctgaggtttgaactcaggttggctgtgtatagCCAAATGTTCTACCCGCTGTCGACCCTAAACTGTAGCAGTTTTCGGTTTTGgtgacacactcagcagtgctctggggtaactcttggctctgcactgaggaatcactcctggcaggctcaggggactatatgggttgctagagatcaaacctgggtcagttatatGCACAGCAAATGCacggcaaacaccatacctgctatGCTCTTGCTCCAGGTTCCAATTGTAGCTGTTTTAAGTAAGAGACTTCAAAGCTGGAAGTCATCACAGAGGTTTTGGAATGAGCTGGTTTGGAAAACTTTTGGCTAAAAACTCAGCTTTTCTACTCTC contains:
- the DBNDD2 gene encoding dysbindin domain-containing protein 2 isoform X2; translation: MCQRLGLTEQPRQRAWTAPGADMDPNPRAALERQQLRLRERQKFFEDILQPDAEFVFPLSHLHLESHRPPIGSISSMEVNVDTLEQVEFIDLGDQDGADVFLPCEDPPPTPQTSGVNDLAEELSLPTPDRTMSRTSSSSSDSSTNLHSPNPSDDGADTPLAQSDEEDGNDGGAEPGTCS
- the DBNDD2 gene encoding dysbindin domain-containing protein 2 isoform X1, translating into MLSAVKVLSPCVPSLLESYPVLPSPGADMDPNPRAALERQQLRLRERQKFFEDILQPDAEFVFPLSHLHLESHRPPIGSISSMEVNVDTLEQVEFIDLGDQDGADVFLPCEDPPPTPQTSGVNDLAEELSLPTPDRTMSRTSSSSSDSSTNLHSPNPSDDGADTPLAQSDEEDGNDGGAEPGTCS
- the DBNDD2 gene encoding dysbindin domain-containing protein 2 isoform X3; the encoded protein is MPLPGADMDPNPRAALERQQLRLRERQKFFEDILQPDAEFVFPLSHLHLESHRPPIGSISSMEVNVDTLEQVEFIDLGDQDGADVFLPCEDPPPTPQTSGVNDLAEELSLPTPDRTMSRTSSSSSDSSTNLHSPNPSDDGADTPLAQSDEEDGNDGGAEPGTCS